The following coding sequences are from one Halorubrum sp. BOL3-1 window:
- a CDS encoding homing endonuclease associated repeat-containing protein, with protein MKNQTSISEFLPDSGSKEETFNCEICGRVFDSNKGRGIHRGKSHSEDEIKEAMIEELQKLATEQESAPTQRDMNQCGRFSVKTYQDKFGSWNESLRQADLSVNKQSSVTDSELLAELRRLYDKIGETPTSRDMAEKGNYAPSTYSIAFGTWNSAIQEAGLELGKQREIPASKLIDELQRLADDLGEPPTVHQMEERGQFGASTYSTEFGSWNEALREANLGTNKEGNIDDSDLLDEIQRLKREHKKVPTASEMSQYGRFAVTTYNRSFGSWNEALREAGFAPNNRNDIPKPELLREISRLADEIGHTPTAVEMERDGEFGWATYRTAFGSWNATLREAGFDINNRTNIPRSELITELKSVQEQVGRTPGRRDMDRYGQFDSTTHMSTFDTWNEALKAADIEPTERRDIPRSDLIEELKHLGEELGRTPTRSDMNENGAFSGSVYTQRFGSWSSAIVASGFDPNKKYDPEHLDHIVRSTWEIDVAEMLLNADIDYEYESMEISYGNGRTYTPDFVTNKYVIEVKGHLYDRHQVIQKAKAAMDQLNEREYIVIGTEIPANIHIPWDIRYEFLGLLEKSG; from the coding sequence ATGAAAAACCAGACTTCTATCTCCGAGTTTCTACCAGACTCGGGGAGCAAAGAAGAGACGTTTAATTGTGAAATCTGTGGTAGGGTCTTCGACTCAAACAAGGGTAGGGGGATTCATAGGGGCAAATCCCACTCTGAAGATGAAATTAAGGAGGCTATGATCGAGGAACTTCAAAAACTTGCTACTGAACAAGAGAGTGCTCCTACTCAGCGTGACATGAACCAGTGTGGTAGATTTTCGGTAAAAACGTACCAGGATAAGTTCGGCTCGTGGAATGAGTCACTTAGACAGGCCGATCTGTCCGTAAATAAGCAATCCTCCGTAACAGACTCCGAACTCCTAGCTGAATTGAGGCGACTTTATGACAAAATCGGTGAAACTCCAACCTCGCGAGATATGGCTGAGAAAGGGAACTACGCTCCATCTACGTATTCTATCGCGTTTGGAACGTGGAATTCAGCCATTCAGGAGGCAGGGCTTGAATTAGGAAAACAGAGAGAAATACCAGCCTCGAAACTGATAGATGAACTCCAACGGCTCGCTGATGACCTCGGTGAGCCGCCAACAGTTCATCAGATGGAAGAACGGGGTCAGTTCGGCGCAAGCACGTACTCTACCGAATTCGGATCATGGAACGAAGCACTAAGAGAAGCAAACCTCGGAACGAATAAAGAAGGTAACATAGACGATTCGGACCTACTTGATGAGATACAACGGCTGAAAAGAGAACATAAGAAAGTCCCCACGGCAAGTGAGATGAGCCAGTACGGGCGCTTCGCGGTCACAACGTACAACAGGTCATTTGGTTCATGGAACGAAGCTCTCCGAGAGGCTGGTTTTGCTCCCAATAATCGGAATGATATCCCAAAGCCCGAGCTGCTGCGAGAAATAAGTCGATTGGCCGACGAGATCGGCCATACGCCAACAGCTGTCGAGATGGAAAGGGATGGTGAATTTGGGTGGGCAACATACAGAACGGCCTTCGGGTCTTGGAATGCTACTCTCCGTGAGGCTGGATTCGACATTAATAACCGAACAAATATACCTCGATCAGAGTTGATTACTGAACTCAAATCAGTCCAAGAGCAAGTTGGCAGGACGCCAGGGCGACGAGATATGGATCGGTACGGCCAGTTTGATTCAACGACTCACATGTCTACTTTTGATACGTGGAACGAGGCTCTCAAAGCAGCAGACATTGAGCCGACCGAACGACGGGATATCCCTCGGTCAGATCTAATTGAGGAACTCAAGCACCTCGGTGAGGAACTGGGTAGAACACCGACGCGAAGTGACATGAATGAAAACGGCGCATTTAGCGGGTCAGTGTATACACAGAGATTCGGGTCATGGAGTAGTGCTATCGTAGCATCTGGATTCGACCCGAATAAAAAATACGACCCCGAACATTTGGACCATATTGTCCGCTCCACGTGGGAAATAGACGTTGCTGAAATGCTTCTAAACGCGGATATTGATTATGAATACGAATCGATGGAGATCAGTTACGGCAATGGTCGAACATACACACCAGATTTTGTCACAAATAAGTATGTTATTGAGGTGAAAGGTCACCTATACGACCGTCATCAAGTGATTCAGAAGGCAAAGGCTGCTATGGATCAGCTGAACGAACGGGAGTACATTGTTATTGGTACGGAGATTCCTGCTAACATTCATATTCCATGGGATATTCGGTACGAGTTTCTCGGTCTGTTGGAGAAAAGTGGTTAA
- a CDS encoding site-specific integrase produces the protein MNLKQHDTTDGMKVWLSESDTERLLDTAETTEQRIAFALAVRCGLRSHEVLQVSPSDVVETDAGAMLTVEHGKGDKYRETPLPPTLRTQIETVDDMRDDDSTVPIISVTTTQSLRNWIQSARETLADETDDDRWTNVSFHDLRRTWATSLASKDVDPLVVCNWGGWSDLDTFLEHYKGTYSPEAQQRERGKVEWL, from the coding sequence GTGAATCTCAAACAACACGACACCACGGACGGAATGAAGGTATGGCTCTCGGAGTCAGATACCGAACGGTTACTCGATACTGCCGAGACGACGGAACAACGGATCGCCTTTGCCCTAGCTGTTCGGTGTGGTCTTCGGTCCCACGAGGTACTACAGGTGTCGCCGTCAGACGTTGTTGAGACGGACGCAGGGGCGATGTTGACCGTGGAGCATGGGAAAGGTGACAAGTACCGAGAAACGCCGCTGCCGCCGACTCTGCGGACGCAGATAGAGACTGTCGATGACATGCGAGACGACGACAGCACCGTCCCAATTATCTCCGTAACGACCACACAATCACTACGCAATTGGATTCAATCGGCTCGGGAGACACTTGCCGACGAGACAGACGACGACCGATGGACGAACGTGTCGTTCCACGACTTACGTCGAACGTGGGCAACGTCGTTGGCGTCAAAGGACGTTGACCCGTTGGTAGTGTGTAACTGGGGCGGGTGGTCGGATCTCGATACGTTCTTAGAACACTACAAGGGGACGTATTCACCCGAAGCGCAGCAACGGGAACGTGGAAAAGTTGAGTGGCTATAG
- a CDS encoding type IV pilin, whose product MLNDDRGVSPVIGVILMVAITVILAAVIGTFVLGLGDQLGDSQPTAQLDVSSNATADNITINHNGGDRLTVSDLRIEVAGTDETSAFTGTVTGDNVSVGDSVTFTAGGGFSEGDRLVIVHEPSDSILFEREL is encoded by the coding sequence ATGCTGAACGATGATAGGGGCGTTTCACCTGTCATAGGTGTTATACTTATGGTTGCTATTACCGTGATTCTGGCCGCGGTAATCGGAACCTTCGTCCTCGGACTTGGTGACCAACTTGGAGATAGCCAGCCAACAGCGCAGTTGGACGTGAGCAGCAACGCTACTGCCGATAATATTACAATTAATCATAACGGCGGAGACCGACTCACAGTTAGTGATCTGAGGATTGAGGTTGCTGGAACTGACGAGACTTCCGCATTTACAGGTACTGTAACTGGTGACAATGTCAGCGTTGGCGACTCAGTGACATTTACTGCTGGTGGAGGCTTCAGTGAGGGAGACAGGCTTGTGATTGTCCACGAACCGTCCGACTCGATCCTCTTCGAACGGGAGCTCTAA
- a CDS encoding PAS domain S-box protein has product MYAAIDVLHVDDDPSVLDLAEAYFERELDSVAVTSVTDPETALERLDDASFDCVVSDYDMPPMNGLEFFDALRERDQKTPFVLYTGKGSEEIASQALNAGVTGYFQKGGPDQLRRLANRVDQAVEESRTKEIADRYSTVIEALNYPVYVVDEAGTFEFVNEAFAELTGYDRDEIIGSKPDIIKGDEAVDESENRLGTILSSSGPDVQRFRVDIAPKDGEPIPCQDHMAALPYEGEFFDGSVGILRDVSEGVERRRELETKTRALDEAPVGIAVTDPGREDNPMVYVNDRFVEMSGYSREEAIGVNCRLLQGPDTDEESVRELREAIDAEEPTSVELLNYRKDGSEFWNRVSVAPIRDVDGEVTEWVGFQQDITAFKEREVALERQNDRLDSFASIVSHDLRNPLNVAQGRVQLARDASGDAENLDAALDAIARMESIVERTLALAREGETVGDPEYVALADIADDSWSTVDTASATLSIETDRDVLADPDRLRNLFENLMRNAVNHAGPDVSTRVGDLPDGFFVEDDGPGIDPAIADSLFEPGESGSAGNTGFGLAIVEEIATAHGWTVEATTGGDGGARFEVRGVDKRTPAAQ; this is encoded by the coding sequence ATGTACGCAGCGATCGACGTGCTACACGTCGACGACGACCCGTCAGTCCTCGACCTCGCGGAGGCGTACTTCGAGCGAGAGCTCGACTCGGTGGCGGTGACGAGCGTGACGGATCCGGAGACCGCGCTGGAACGGCTCGACGACGCCTCCTTCGACTGCGTCGTCAGTGACTACGACATGCCGCCGATGAACGGGTTGGAGTTCTTTGACGCGCTGCGCGAGCGCGACCAGAAGACCCCGTTCGTGTTGTACACCGGGAAGGGCTCCGAGGAGATCGCGAGTCAGGCGCTCAACGCCGGCGTCACCGGCTACTTCCAGAAGGGCGGTCCCGACCAGCTCCGCCGGCTCGCGAACCGGGTCGACCAGGCCGTCGAGGAGTCCCGAACAAAGGAGATCGCCGACCGCTACTCGACCGTCATCGAGGCGCTCAACTATCCGGTCTACGTCGTCGACGAGGCGGGGACGTTCGAGTTCGTCAACGAGGCGTTCGCGGAGCTGACCGGCTACGACCGCGACGAGATAATCGGAAGCAAGCCCGACATAATAAAGGGCGACGAGGCGGTCGACGAGTCGGAGAACCGCCTCGGGACGATCCTCTCGAGCTCCGGGCCGGACGTCCAGCGGTTCCGCGTCGACATCGCGCCGAAGGACGGCGAGCCGATCCCCTGCCAGGACCACATGGCGGCGTTGCCGTACGAGGGCGAGTTCTTCGACGGCAGCGTCGGCATCCTCCGCGACGTCTCCGAGGGGGTGGAGCGGCGTCGGGAGCTGGAGACGAAGACGCGCGCGCTCGACGAGGCGCCCGTCGGTATCGCCGTCACGGACCCCGGACGGGAGGATAACCCGATGGTGTACGTCAACGACCGGTTCGTCGAGATGAGCGGCTATTCCCGCGAGGAGGCGATCGGCGTCAACTGCCGGCTCCTTCAGGGACCCGACACCGACGAGGAGTCGGTCCGGGAACTCCGGGAGGCGATCGACGCCGAGGAACCGACGAGCGTCGAGCTGCTGAACTACCGGAAGGACGGGTCGGAGTTCTGGAACCGGGTGAGCGTCGCGCCGATCCGCGACGTCGACGGCGAGGTCACCGAGTGGGTCGGCTTTCAGCAGGACATCACGGCGTTCAAGGAGCGCGAGGTCGCCCTCGAACGGCAGAACGACCGGCTCGACTCCTTCGCCAGCATCGTTTCACACGACCTCCGGAACCCCCTGAACGTCGCGCAGGGGCGGGTCCAGCTGGCGCGGGACGCGTCCGGGGACGCAGAGAACCTCGACGCCGCCCTCGACGCGATCGCCCGGATGGAGTCGATCGTCGAGCGCACCCTCGCGCTCGCCCGCGAGGGGGAGACGGTCGGGGACCCGGAGTACGTCGCCCTCGCGGACATCGCCGACGACAGCTGGTCGACCGTCGACACCGCGTCTGCGACCCTCTCGATCGAGACCGACCGCGACGTGCTCGCCGACCCGGACCGCCTCAGAAACCTCTTCGAGAACCTGATGCGCAACGCGGTCAACCACGCCGGACCGGACGTCTCGACCCGCGTCGGCGACCTCCCGGACGGGTTCTTCGTCGAGGACGACGGACCGGGGATCGACCCCGCGATCGCGGACTCACTTTTCGAGCCCGGCGAGAGCGGATCGGCGGGTAACACGGGGTTCGGACTCGCAATCGTCGAAGAGATCGCCACCGCACACGGCTGGACCGTCGAGGCGACGACGGGCGGGGACGGCGGCGCGCGGTTCGAGGTCCGCGGCGTCGACAAGCGGACGCCGGCGGCCCAGTGA
- a CDS encoding MFS transporter, translating into MGLLSGVTDTDRRVIVLALARMVGAVGNSFLIVVLPLYIASDLVDVDALIGTDVGVGAVAVTVTEPLLIGVVLSLFGFLNSLSQPFTGRLSDRTGVRRPFVLVGILLLGTASGLYIFADAYWQLVALRAAQGLGAALTIPATVALVNEYAASDADRGGNFGVFNTFRLIGFGFGPVLAGVVVEAGPYDLSPVGLPVLDGFDAAFVAACAGAYLSFALVYLLVHDAAESSEAGEDLSIRIRGEDRLLDPVFALGLATVSMGMCIALYATLQNQVNVRLDQAPVWFGLQFAAVTIANVLLQVPVGQASDRFGRRPFLLAGFVLLVPTTLLQGIVTDPLLMTLVRLGQGVAVAFVFAPSLALAGDLSREGESGTTLSVLTMGFGFGVALGPLASGWLVGFGFVVPFAVGAAAAAVALVAVVTQVEETLNADDEPTATAAD; encoded by the coding sequence ATGGGACTGCTCTCCGGCGTGACCGACACCGATCGGCGCGTGATCGTGCTGGCGCTCGCGCGGATGGTCGGCGCGGTCGGGAACTCCTTTCTCATCGTCGTGCTGCCGCTGTACATCGCGAGCGACCTCGTCGACGTCGACGCGCTGATCGGGACCGACGTCGGCGTCGGCGCGGTCGCGGTCACGGTCACGGAGCCGCTGCTAATCGGGGTCGTCCTCTCGCTTTTCGGCTTCCTCAACAGCCTCTCACAGCCGTTCACGGGGCGGCTCTCCGACCGCACCGGCGTCCGCCGCCCGTTCGTATTAGTCGGAATCCTCCTCTTGGGAACCGCGAGCGGGCTCTACATCTTCGCGGACGCGTACTGGCAGCTCGTCGCGCTGCGGGCCGCACAGGGGCTGGGCGCGGCGCTCACCATCCCGGCGACGGTCGCCCTGGTCAACGAGTACGCCGCGAGCGACGCGGACCGCGGCGGGAACTTCGGCGTGTTCAACACCTTCCGGCTGATCGGGTTCGGCTTCGGTCCCGTCCTCGCGGGCGTCGTCGTCGAGGCGGGTCCATACGACCTCTCGCCGGTCGGCCTCCCGGTCCTCGACGGGTTCGACGCCGCGTTCGTCGCGGCCTGCGCCGGCGCGTACCTCAGCTTCGCGCTCGTCTACCTCCTCGTCCACGACGCGGCCGAGTCGAGCGAGGCCGGCGAGGACCTCTCGATCCGGATCCGCGGCGAGGACCGGCTGCTCGACCCCGTGTTCGCCCTCGGGTTGGCGACGGTCTCGATGGGGATGTGTATCGCGCTGTACGCCACGCTCCAGAACCAGGTGAACGTCCGGCTCGACCAGGCACCGGTGTGGTTCGGGCTCCAGTTCGCGGCCGTCACCATCGCGAACGTTCTGCTTCAGGTCCCCGTCGGACAGGCCAGCGACCGATTCGGCCGCCGGCCGTTCCTCCTCGCCGGCTTCGTCCTCCTCGTCCCGACGACGCTGCTACAGGGGATCGTCACCGACCCGCTTCTCATGACGCTGGTCCGGCTCGGTCAGGGCGTCGCGGTCGCGTTCGTGTTCGCGCCGTCGCTCGCGCTCGCGGGCGACCTCTCCCGCGAGGGGGAGTCCGGCACGACCCTGTCGGTGCTGACGATGGGCTTCGGGTTCGGCGTCGCGCTCGGCCCGCTCGCGTCCGGGTGGCTGGTCGGCTTCGGCTTCGTCGTCCCGTTCGCCGTCGGGGCCGCGGCCGCCGCGGTCGCGCTGGTCGCGGTCGTGACGCAGGTCGAGGAGACGCTGAACGCCGACGACGAGCCGACCGCGACGGCGGCGGACTGA
- a CDS encoding zinc ribbon domain-containing protein, with product MPSDRVHCVECREPVPGDARICPHCRAIQPSPLLDVVVVVAGVFALLFGVVLAAMTVGTSRLIGFVMLVVGFGLAVGGYTRYIDRQAAGRAR from the coding sequence GTGCCCAGCGACCGCGTCCACTGCGTCGAGTGCCGCGAGCCGGTCCCCGGCGACGCTCGGATCTGCCCGCACTGCCGGGCGATCCAGCCGTCGCCGCTCTTGGATGTCGTCGTCGTCGTCGCGGGCGTGTTCGCGCTGCTTTTCGGCGTCGTCCTCGCGGCGATGACGGTCGGGACCAGTCGCCTCATCGGGTTCGTCATGCTCGTCGTCGGCTTCGGCCTCGCCGTCGGCGGCTACACCAGATATATCGACCGGCAGGCGGCGGGGCGAGCACGGTGA
- a CDS encoding phosphate ABC transporter permease: protein MLTPLNGGLVLGGLLLAFVGAAVSVYAVTLTGLLVGAGAGFLFAPNVVGLVAVDGAVLTAGAVAVGGLLGGFLAYAGLSFAVLGIGGVVGGFAGRFAVGPMYAADAAGFEGTALLVGATLAGVAVGALFGFVLTRTTLVAASALIGAAFASRSLTPANFEAAAAETTVEPLLFDLSAPAFLAVFVLGTLSQLGLFRFGYVTKLVGLLPGARRWTADDDRGGDAEGA from the coding sequence ATGCTCACCCCACTCAACGGCGGTCTGGTCCTGGGCGGGCTGCTGCTCGCCTTCGTCGGCGCGGCGGTCTCCGTCTACGCGGTGACGCTGACGGGGCTGCTCGTCGGCGCCGGCGCCGGATTCCTGTTCGCGCCGAACGTCGTTGGTCTCGTCGCGGTCGACGGCGCGGTCCTGACCGCCGGCGCGGTCGCGGTCGGCGGCCTCCTCGGCGGCTTCCTGGCGTACGCCGGCCTCTCCTTCGCGGTGCTGGGGATCGGCGGCGTCGTCGGCGGGTTCGCGGGGCGGTTCGCGGTCGGACCGATGTACGCCGCGGACGCGGCCGGGTTCGAGGGGACGGCGCTGCTCGTCGGCGCGACGCTGGCCGGCGTCGCAGTCGGCGCCCTGTTCGGCTTCGTCCTCACGCGGACGACACTCGTGGCCGCGTCCGCGCTCATCGGCGCGGCGTTCGCCTCGCGGTCGCTCACGCCCGCGAACTTCGAGGCGGCCGCCGCGGAGACGACCGTCGAGCCGCTCCTCTTCGACCTGTCCGCGCCCGCTTTCCTCGCGGTTTTCGTCCTCGGAACCCTCTCGCAGCTCGGGCTGTTCCGGTTCGGCTACGTGACGAAGCTGGTCGGGCTGCTGCCGGGCGCGCGCCGCTGGACGGCCGACGACGACCGCGGCGGCGACGCGGAGGGGGCCTGA
- a CDS encoding 3-hydroxyacyl-CoA dehydrogenase family protein: MPSLSEIDTVGVVGAGTMGSGIAQVAATAGYDVVIRDVETGYVENGFETIDDSLGRLAEKDALDEEPEAIRSRIDGTTDLDDLADADVVVEAVIEDLDVKREVFGDLDAVTGDDAVLATNTSTLSITTIANATDGASDVVGLHFMNPVPIMDGVEVVVGERTDPAVVDFAHAFAEDLGKETWEADDKPGFVTNRILMPWINEGIRAYDEGVADKPDIDRGMRLGTNVPMGPLELADHIGLDVALDASETLHDELGDRYKPAYLLKRKVEAGDLGKKTGEGFYEYD; this comes from the coding sequence ATGCCGTCACTCTCCGAGATCGACACGGTGGGCGTCGTCGGCGCCGGCACGATGGGCAGCGGGATCGCGCAGGTCGCGGCGACCGCCGGATACGACGTGGTGATACGCGACGTCGAGACGGGGTACGTCGAGAACGGGTTCGAGACGATCGACGACAGCCTCGGCCGACTGGCCGAGAAGGACGCGCTCGACGAGGAGCCGGAGGCGATCCGCTCGCGGATCGACGGGACGACCGACCTCGACGACCTCGCGGACGCCGACGTCGTCGTCGAGGCCGTGATCGAGGACCTCGACGTGAAACGAGAGGTCTTCGGTGACCTCGACGCCGTCACCGGCGACGACGCCGTCCTCGCGACGAACACCTCCACGCTGTCTATCACGACGATCGCGAACGCGACCGACGGCGCGAGCGACGTGGTCGGTCTCCACTTCATGAACCCCGTCCCGATCATGGACGGCGTCGAGGTCGTAGTGGGCGAGCGCACCGACCCCGCGGTCGTCGACTTCGCGCACGCGTTCGCTGAGGACTTGGGCAAGGAGACGTGGGAGGCCGACGACAAGCCCGGATTCGTCACCAACCGCATCCTGATGCCGTGGATAAACGAGGGGATCCGCGCGTACGACGAGGGCGTCGCCGACAAGCCCGATATCGACCGCGGGATGAGACTCGGCACGAACGTCCCGATGGGACCGCTCGAACTCGCGGACCACATCGGTCTCGACGTGGCGCTCGACGCCAGCGAGACGCTCCACGACGAACTCGGGGACCGCTACAAGCCCGCCTACCTCCTCAAGCGCAAGGTCGAGGCTGGCGACCTCGGCAAGAAGACGGGAGAGGGATTCTACGAGTACGACTAG
- a CDS encoding helix-hairpin-helix domain-containing protein: MDGEPADRKEAAAADRESGELVDLKWIGPATEAVLSDADVTAAAVREKGVSYRALVDAGVNPGVAAKIRREHSLSWSFEAGDGLDRRSTQVRGLGSEEAAWVAASAGDWESDGSESDGDAGDGADSTAGDWEPAGDWPSVGGADDTTPGDDAAPDDAAAADGSGDPVAAETAWRTRSAPTPLSTLSAVADDGNAVELLADAGISSVRSLAAADPDRVADVLDLDAARVDRWHAAARDARN; this comes from the coding sequence ATGGACGGCGAGCCCGCGGACCGAAAAGAGGCCGCCGCCGCGGACCGCGAGAGCGGCGAGCTCGTCGACCTGAAGTGGATCGGGCCGGCGACCGAGGCGGTCCTCTCGGACGCCGACGTGACGGCCGCCGCCGTCCGTGAGAAAGGCGTCTCTTACCGCGCCCTCGTCGACGCCGGCGTGAACCCCGGCGTCGCGGCGAAGATCCGTCGCGAGCACTCCCTGTCGTGGTCGTTCGAGGCCGGCGACGGACTCGACCGCCGCTCGACCCAGGTCCGCGGACTCGGCAGCGAGGAGGCGGCCTGGGTGGCCGCCAGCGCCGGCGACTGGGAGTCTGACGGCTCCGAGTCTGACGGCGACGCGGGTGACGGCGCGGACTCGACTGCGGGCGACTGGGAGCCCGCCGGCGACTGGCCGTCGGTCGGCGGAGCCGACGACACGACTCCGGGCGATGACGCCGCGCCCGACGACGCCGCGGCGGCCGACGGAAGCGGTGACCCCGTCGCGGCCGAGACGGCGTGGCGCACGCGGTCGGCGCCGACGCCGCTGTCGACGCTCTCGGCGGTCGCAGACGACGGGAACGCGGTCGAGCTGTTGGCGGACGCCGGGATCAGCTCCGTCCGGAGCCTCGCAGCGGCGGACCCCGACCGCGTCGCCGACGTGTTAGACCTTGACGCCGCCCGCGTCGACCGCTGGCACGCGGCGGCGCGCGACGCCCGGAACTGA
- a CDS encoding class I fructose-bisphosphate aldolase, translating to MLPHAADPISRDGKSLILAYDHGLEHGPVDFEPNPDTADPEQIFELATHEAVTSVAVQKGLAEAYYPDYEDEVNLLLKLNGTSNLWMGEPDSAVNCTPEYAAELGADAVGFTVYGGSNREVEMAEEFRAAQEGAREHDMAVVMWSYPRGQGLRNDGSPDVISYGARVGLELGADVVKVKYPGSAEAMGHAVEMAGPADVVMSGGTMRDDEAFLRTVSNAIDAGATGVAVGRNVFQRDEPERILDALEGVIFEETPPTEALAVAGSAD from the coding sequence ATGCTCCCACACGCCGCCGACCCCATCTCCCGCGATGGCAAGTCGCTCATCTTGGCGTACGACCACGGGCTCGAACACGGCCCGGTCGACTTCGAGCCGAACCCGGACACCGCGGACCCCGAGCAGATATTCGAGCTCGCCACGCACGAGGCGGTCACCTCGGTGGCGGTCCAGAAGGGGCTCGCCGAGGCGTACTACCCGGACTACGAGGACGAGGTGAACCTCCTCCTCAAGCTCAACGGCACCTCGAACCTCTGGATGGGCGAGCCGGACAGCGCGGTCAACTGTACCCCCGAGTACGCGGCCGAGCTGGGCGCCGACGCGGTCGGGTTCACCGTCTACGGCGGCTCAAACCGCGAGGTGGAGATGGCCGAGGAGTTCCGGGCGGCCCAGGAGGGCGCCCGCGAACACGACATGGCCGTCGTCATGTGGTCGTACCCCCGCGGACAGGGGCTCCGCAACGACGGCAGCCCGGACGTGATCTCCTACGGCGCGCGGGTCGGCTTAGAGCTCGGCGCCGACGTGGTGAAAGTGAAGTACCCCGGCTCCGCCGAGGCGATGGGCCACGCCGTCGAGATGGCCGGTCCCGCCGACGTCGTGATGTCCGGGGGCACGATGCGCGACGACGAGGCGTTCCTCCGGACCGTCTCGAACGCCATCGACGCGGGCGCGACCGGCGTCGCCGTCGGGCGGAACGTCTTCCAGCGCGACGAGCCGGAGCGCATCCTCGACGCGTTGGAGGGCGTGATATTCGAGGAGACTCCCCCGACCGAGGCGCTCGCCGTCGCCGGGAGCGCGGACTGA
- a CDS encoding class 1 fructose-bisphosphatase produces the protein MVSSTPAADGGDSPGGDDPVVAAVFDAVAATAPEIRAALPGRRVESGTENTSGESVLAGDLYADGLLGDAITAVDGVGSFVSEERETAVDAGGPVGGDGEGETPDGPPYAVAIDPLDGSSNLRSNNAMGTVVGVYDAPLPATGRDLVAAGYVLYGPITTMVVADDAGVREEVIERDGDGGIERSVVEDDLTLPDDPLVYGFGGRVPDWPPDFRAYARGIEDELKLRYGGAMVGDVNQVLTYGGVFAYPALVDAPEGKLRLSFEANPIAYIVERAGGAATDGETDILDVEPEAIHQRTPLYVGNEALIERLEAALD, from the coding sequence ATGGTCTCCTCGACGCCCGCCGCCGACGGCGGCGACTCGCCCGGTGGCGACGACCCCGTCGTCGCGGCCGTCTTCGACGCGGTCGCCGCGACCGCCCCCGAGATCCGCGCCGCGCTCCCCGGCCGCCGCGTCGAGAGCGGGACGGAGAACACCTCCGGCGAGTCGGTGCTGGCCGGCGACCTGTACGCCGACGGGCTGCTCGGTGACGCGATCACCGCGGTCGACGGCGTCGGCTCGTTCGTCAGCGAGGAGCGCGAGACCGCGGTCGACGCCGGCGGCCCGGTCGGCGGCGACGGAGAGGGCGAGACCCCGGACGGCCCCCCGTACGCGGTCGCTATCGACCCTCTCGACGGCTCCTCGAACCTCCGGTCGAACAACGCGATGGGGACGGTCGTCGGGGTCTACGACGCCCCGCTGCCGGCGACCGGGCGCGACCTCGTCGCCGCCGGCTACGTCCTCTACGGCCCGATCACGACGATGGTCGTCGCGGACGACGCGGGCGTCCGCGAGGAGGTGATCGAGCGCGACGGCGACGGCGGAATCGAGCGGTCCGTCGTCGAGGACGACCTGACGCTTCCGGACGACCCCCTCGTCTACGGGTTCGGCGGCCGCGTCCCCGACTGGCCCCCCGACTTCCGGGCGTACGCCCGGGGGATCGAAGACGAGCTGAAGCTCCGGTACGGCGGCGCGATGGTCGGAGACGTGAACCAGGTGCTCACCTACGGCGGCGTGTTCGCGTACCCGGCGCTCGTCGACGCGCCCGAGGGGAAACTCCGGCTCTCTTTCGAGGCGAACCCGATCGCCTACATCGTCGAGCGCGCGGGCGGGGCCGCCACCGACGGCGAGACCGACATCCTCGACGTCGAGCCGGAGGCGATCCACCAGCGGACGCCGCTGTACGTCGGCAACGAGGCGCTGATCGAGCGGCTGGAGGCGGCGCTGGACTGA